In Candidatus Manganitrophus noduliformans, a single genomic region encodes these proteins:
- a CDS encoding JAB domain-containing protein, with amino-acid sequence MHWVKLKQIKTRRPRWAKPVASKEEIYAMLKRYYRFHDREEALIICLDMKNVPTHIHSLAVGSISLCIIHPREVFKVALLSNAAQMILVHNHPSGDPTPSKEDWDITERLRRAGEIMGVGLLDSLIIGEGEVRSILKTGRP; translated from the coding sequence ATGCACTGGGTCAAGTTGAAACAGATCAAAACAAGGCGCCCCCGCTGGGCAAAGCCGGTGGCTTCTAAAGAAGAGATCTATGCGATGCTCAAAAGATATTATCGTTTTCATGACCGCGAAGAGGCATTGATCATCTGCCTCGATATGAAGAATGTTCCGACGCATATTCATTCTCTGGCGGTGGGTAGCATCAGCCTATGCATTATTCATCCGAGGGAAGTGTTTAAGGTCGCGCTCTTATCGAACGCCGCTCAGATGATCTTGGTCCACAACCATCCTTCCGGAGATCCCACTCCTTCCAAGGAAGACTGGGACATAACGGAACGACTCCGGAGGGCTGGAGAGATAATGGGTGTCGGTCTTCTCGACTCTCTGATCATCGGGGAGGGAGAGGTTCGGTCGATCCTCAAGACGGGAAGGCCATGA